DNA sequence from the Chryseobacterium indicum genome:
CTTTTCTGGTCGATGTGAGAACTCCTTCCGAATTTGCTTCAGGAAGTGTAGAAGGTGCACAAAATATTCCTCTGAGCGAAATTAAAAATCAGATTTCAAAGTTTAAAAACAAAAACCAGATCATTGTATTCTGCAGAAGCGGAAACAGAAGCAGTATTGCAAAAGGAACACTGGAAAAAAACGATATTTCCAATGTTGTGAATGGCGGAAGTTTAGAAAATGTGGTAAAAACAATGCAGAAAATCAAAAATATAAGTTGATTTTCAACCAGAAGAAACTCTACAGTAAAATAAAAAATCAAAAAATGTTTCAAAATCTATTTAAAAACTGGAACTTTGTAAGACTTCTGCGATTGGCAATGGGAATATTCCTCACCATTGAAGCCGTAAGATCAGGAATGTGGTTTCTGATTATTACAGGAGTGATTTTTACAGTGATGCCATTGCTGAATATTGGATGCTGTTCAGGAACAAACTGTTCGGTTTCCACCAAAAATCATAAGCAGATAAATGATGAAATTGAATATGATGAAATCAAATAAAACCATTAATAAACAAAATAGAATATGAACAAATTTCAGGAAATCATCAGTCAGGACAAACCCGTTCTGGTAGACTTTTTTGCAGAATGGTGCGGTCCGTGCAAAATGCAGGCTCCCATTCTTCAGGATCTTAAAAAAGCAATCGGAGATTCGGCAAATATCATCAAAATAGATGTCGATAAAAATCAGGCAGTTGCCGCACAATTCGGAATCAGAAGCGTTCCTACTTTAATGATCTTTAAAAACGGAGAAGTGAAGTGGAAACAGTCCGGAGTCTTTCAGGCAGATGAATTGGAAAAATTAATAAAACAAAACATCTAAAATGTACAGAAACATCATTGTTGCATTCTTCTTAGTAGTCGTTACAGGATGCGGAAAAGCACAAAGTATAACAGATAACGTACTTCCCGCAACCGAATTTTCTCAGAAACTCGATAAAACCAAAGACGCACAGTTAGTGGACGTAAGAACCTCAGGAGAATTTAAAAACGGACATCTGAAAGATGCAATGAATATCGACTGGAACGGAGGAGATTTCACAGAAAAAGCCGCCGCTTTAGATAAAAATAAGCCCGTCTTCGTCTACTGTATGAGTGGGCCGAGAAGTACCGCTGCAGCCGCAAAACTCAGAGAATTAGGTTATAAAAACGTCTACGAATTGCAGGGCGGAATGATGAAATGGAGAAACGCAGATCTTCCCGAGATCAAAACTTCAACCGCCAAAGGAATCACTCTTACACAATACAATGATTTGTTGAAAAGCAAAACGCCCGTTTTGGTAGACTTCTATGCAGAATGGTGCGCTCCGTGCAAAAAAATGGAACCTTTCCTTAAAAAAATGGCTGCCGAAATGCCGGACAAGGTAAAGATTGTAAGAATCAATGTTGATGAAAACACAGAACTCTGTAAAGAACTCAATGTTTCTGCCCTTCCGGTTCTCAAACTTTATAAAAAGGATAAAATCGTTTGGGATAATCTGGGATTGGTAACCGAAGATGAGGTAAGAAAACGGATTACACAATAAACCATGGAGAAATCTCTTCTGTGGATCAGAAAAAACTGGAGTACAGTGATTACGATTGCTGTACTCATCCTTTTATGGGTAAATCCCGACGCAAAAGCATGGGTGATGAGACAGATGATTTCTACCGGATTATTCAATTCAAAAATAGAAGAAAAAACAAAAGAATCTTCACTTGTACCGCCAAATTTCAGTGTGAAAAATGAAAACGGAAAAATAACCGAAACTTCTCAGCTCAGAGGAAAAGTAGTCTTCATTAATTTCTGGGCATCTTGGTGTCCTCCATGCCGCGCAGAATTTCCCTCCGTTCAGAAACTGTATGACCGTTACAGATCAAATGAAGATATGGTATTTCTTACCGTAAATCTTGATGATGAAATAATTTTGGGTAAAAAATATCTTCAGAAAGAAAAATTCAGCATTCCTTTTCTGGTTCCAAGCAGCAGTATTCCTAAAGAATTATACAGCGGCTCTATTCCGGCAACCACTGTTCTGGATAAAACAGGGAAAATAAGAATGCATCATTCCGGAATGGCAGATTACAGCAAAGACTCTTTCTATAAGGAAATTGATAGGCTTTTGAAAGAATGATTCTTAAAAATATAATACCGGTTAACTATTTCGGAATTAGCCGCAAAAGCCGCAAAAGCCAATCATAAATCTATTAATAAAATAATCAAAGCTTTCAAAAGAATAAAAATCGAAGATTTTTTTTAAACTGTTATATTCTTTTCTTATTACGCTTATTAACTTTTATAAAACATCAAAATCTTAATAATTGTCCGTAATTTGCCATAATTGAAAAAGCTTTTAGTTCTTTTCTGAGTGAGAATAGTTTATGCTGAGCTTGTCGAAGCACCTTTGCAAACTTAAAAACAGTTAGTATTTAACAAAACCTTTGCGAGCCTTTGCGTCAAAATTAGCATGATCATTAATAATGAATAATCTCATAATTTAAAACCATTCTTAACGAAACATTTTATAATTTTGCATAAGTGAAAAAACTGATCTCGATACTATTGCTTAGTTTATACTTGGTTTCTACAACCGAGCTGTATCAGTTTTTGAAAAT
Encoded proteins:
- the trxA gene encoding thioredoxin, producing the protein MNKFQEIISQDKPVLVDFFAEWCGPCKMQAPILQDLKKAIGDSANIIKIDVDKNQAVAAQFGIRSVPTLMIFKNGEVKWKQSGVFQADELEKLIKQNI
- a CDS encoding thioredoxin domain-containing protein codes for the protein MYRNIIVAFFLVVVTGCGKAQSITDNVLPATEFSQKLDKTKDAQLVDVRTSGEFKNGHLKDAMNIDWNGGDFTEKAAALDKNKPVFVYCMSGPRSTAAAAKLRELGYKNVYELQGGMMKWRNADLPEIKTSTAKGITLTQYNDLLKSKTPVLVDFYAEWCAPCKKMEPFLKKMAAEMPDKVKIVRINVDENTELCKELNVSALPVLKLYKKDKIVWDNLGLVTEDEVRKRITQ
- a CDS encoding TlpA family protein disulfide reductase, translated to MEKSLLWIRKNWSTVITIAVLILLWVNPDAKAWVMRQMISTGLFNSKIEEKTKESSLVPPNFSVKNENGKITETSQLRGKVVFINFWASWCPPCRAEFPSVQKLYDRYRSNEDMVFLTVNLDDEIILGKKYLQKEKFSIPFLVPSSSIPKELYSGSIPATTVLDKTGKIRMHHSGMADYSKDSFYKEIDRLLKE
- a CDS encoding rhodanese-like domain-containing protein, with the translated sequence MNLLSILFGKKDNSALENVLKNNPFLVDVRTPSEFASGSVEGAQNIPLSEIKNQISKFKNKNQIIVFCRSGNRSSIAKGTLEKNDISNVVNGGSLENVVKTMQKIKNIS